GCCGGCCAGCCAGCTGCCCAGGTAGTGGATGCCCACGTTGATGTTGTAACGCAAACCGGCTTCCGTAATCGGCGCTTCCGGCTGGAAGTTCAGCAAGTCCGATGCCTTGACGTCGATGTCGGGACGCTGTTTCTCGATCTGGTTCGGCTTGTCGCCCAGCACTTTGGTGAACTCGCCCATGGCCAGTTCCACCAGACCCGGATGGGCAACCCAGCCGCCGTCATAGCCGTCGGTGGCGTCGCGCGCCTTGTCGTTGCGCACGCCACCCATGGCGATGTCGTTCTTTTCCGGATCATTCTTGATCGGGATCAAGGCCGCCATGCCGCCGATGGCCGGTGCACCACGTTTGTGGCAGGTTTTCAGCAGCAGCAAGGCGTAGGCGCGCATGAAGGGCGCCGTCATCGTGACTTTCGCGCGGTCGGCCAGGCAGAAATCCTTGTCCAGCTTGAATTTCTTGATACACGAGAAGATGTAATCCCAGCGGCCCGCGTTCAGGCCCGAGCTGTGCTCCTTCAGTTCGTACAGGATTTCATCCATTTCGAACGCGGCGAGGATAGTTTCGATCAGCACCGTCGCCTTGATCGTGCCTTGTGGCAATCCCAGTTCGTTTTGCGTCATGACGAAGATGTCGTTCCACAGGCGCGCTTCCAGGTGCGATTCCATCTTCGGCAGGTAGAAATACGGGCCGGCGCCGCGCGCCAGCTGCTCCTTGGCGTTATGGAACATGAACAGGGCGAAATCAAAAATGCCGCCGGAAATGCGCTTGCCGTCGACCAGCACGTGCTTTTCATCGAGGTGCCAGCCGCGCGGACGCACAACCAAGGTCGCGATCTTGTCGTTCAGCTTGTACGACTTGCCATTTTGCTCGAGCGAAATCGTCTTGCGCACGGCGTCATACATATTGATCTGGCCCGTGATCTGGTTATCCCAGTTCGGCGTGTTCGAATCCTCGAAGTCCGTCATGTAACTGTCCGCGCCGGAATTGAAGGCGTTGATGACCATCTTGCGCTCGACGGGACCGGTGATTTCCACGCGGCGGCATTCCAGCGCCTTCGGAATCGGCGCGATCTTCCAGTCGCCGTCGCGGATGTGCGCGGTTTCTGGCAGAAAATCAGGACGCTCGCCCGCGTCGAGGCGCTTGGCCCGTTCCACGCGCACGGCCAGCAACTCCTGGCGGCGCGGCTCGAATGCACGCGTCAGCTTGGCCACCAGCGCCAGCGCGGCCGGCGTCAAAATCCGTTCGTAGCCTGGGGCGATGTCACCCGTGATTTGCATGCCATCGGGAAGTGCGATCGTGTTCTGCGTCATGAAGTTCTCCGGTTTTTAGTCAATATAAGCAAAGGAAATCTGGTGATCCAAGTATAAGCGCAACAACTGCGCAGGCAAGCTGGACAGAGGCGCAAAAACACTCTGCCAGGCGGCGCGTTTGTTCTATAGTATTGCACTATAAGGCATGGAAACGAGATTAAAAATCACTTCATCTATGCGTTTTTATCACAAGTGATGACATAGCGGGAGCAACACATGGGCCAGTTCAGACAAATATCGACCT
This window of the Janthinobacterium agaricidamnosum genome carries:
- the aceB gene encoding malate synthase A; translation: MTQNTIALPDGMQITGDIAPGYERILTPAALALVAKLTRAFEPRRQELLAVRVERAKRLDAGERPDFLPETAHIRDGDWKIAPIPKALECRRVEITGPVERKMVINAFNSGADSYMTDFEDSNTPNWDNQITGQINMYDAVRKTISLEQNGKSYKLNDKIATLVVRPRGWHLDEKHVLVDGKRISGGIFDFALFMFHNAKEQLARGAGPYFYLPKMESHLEARLWNDIFVMTQNELGLPQGTIKATVLIETILAAFEMDEILYELKEHSSGLNAGRWDYIFSCIKKFKLDKDFCLADRAKVTMTAPFMRAYALLLLKTCHKRGAPAIGGMAALIPIKNDPEKNDIAMGGVRNDKARDATDGYDGGWVAHPGLVELAMGEFTKVLGDKPNQIEKQRPDIDVKASDLLNFQPEAPITEAGLRYNINVGIHYLGSWLAGNGCVPIHNLMEDAATAEISRSQVWQWIRSSKGVLEDGRKVTADMVRAMIPEELAKVQRDAPGGNGPTYVRAGQIFEEMSTSESFAEFLTLPLYEEI